One genomic window of Cellulophaga sp. Hel_I_12 includes the following:
- the istA gene encoding IS21 family transposase, whose product MANKQIEMRKIKQIFKLYSEGVSKRQISLITGLSRNTITKYIDFFKRYGLTNYEVSSMTLEELNRLFKTDQKGKSQQLLTLETYFPYFDKELRKTGVTKELLWQEYASKHPDGYKLSQFRYWYREWAKEVSPVMHFTHKAGDKLFIDFTGKKLSIVDRYTGEIQDLEVFVCVLGSSQYTYVEACESQKKEDFIACVENALWFYGGVPQALVPDNLRAAVTKSSRYEPKVNETFIDFAEHYETAVLPTRAYRPRDKAIVENAVRIIYTRVFAPLRNQTIHTKAALNKAILELLKTHNSTSFRGREYSRYSLFEEIEKHQLRPLPAKRYEIKRYANATVHKNSHIYFSKDKHYYSLPYQHIGKRIKMVYSDSAVEIYYQQELLTVHPRNKQKYGYSTIKEHMPSHHRFISEWSSEKFITWAEQVGNNCKVLIINILEKKQHPEQSYKSCLGILHLTKKVGNTRLDNACKRALDYGAHNYNIVERILKNGWDTLDEDIEDQPDIPNHSNIRGSHYYK is encoded by the coding sequence ATGGCCAACAAACAAATAGAAATGCGAAAAATAAAACAGATTTTCAAACTTTACAGTGAAGGAGTCAGTAAGCGTCAAATAAGCCTAATCACAGGGCTATCACGTAATACCATCACTAAATATATTGACTTTTTTAAGCGCTATGGGCTTACTAATTACGAAGTGTCTTCCATGACACTCGAGGAGCTGAACAGACTTTTTAAAACCGACCAAAAAGGTAAGAGCCAACAACTATTGACTCTAGAAACATACTTTCCTTATTTCGACAAAGAACTGCGCAAAACGGGTGTAACCAAAGAGCTACTCTGGCAAGAGTATGCTTCCAAACATCCAGATGGTTACAAACTTTCCCAGTTTAGATATTGGTACCGGGAGTGGGCTAAAGAAGTGTCTCCAGTGATGCATTTTACACACAAAGCTGGCGATAAACTTTTTATTGATTTTACAGGTAAGAAGCTTTCCATCGTAGACCGTTACACAGGTGAGATACAAGATTTAGAAGTCTTTGTTTGTGTATTGGGAAGTAGCCAATATACGTATGTTGAGGCTTGTGAGAGCCAAAAGAAAGAAGACTTTATAGCTTGTGTAGAAAATGCACTTTGGTTTTATGGCGGTGTACCACAAGCTTTAGTGCCCGATAACTTGAGGGCAGCAGTTACTAAAAGTAGTCGTTACGAACCGAAAGTAAATGAGACTTTTATAGATTTTGCTGAGCATTATGAAACGGCAGTACTTCCAACTAGAGCCTACAGACCTAGAGATAAAGCCATCGTCGAAAATGCTGTACGTATCATATATACACGTGTCTTTGCGCCATTGCGTAACCAAACGATCCATACTAAAGCTGCACTGAATAAGGCTATATTAGAACTTCTTAAAACCCATAACAGCACCTCTTTTAGGGGGCGTGAATATTCTCGCTATTCGTTATTTGAAGAGATTGAAAAGCATCAGCTCAGACCATTGCCAGCAAAACGCTATGAGATTAAACGCTACGCTAATGCAACGGTTCATAAAAACAGCCATATTTATTTTAGTAAGGACAAACACTATTATAGTCTGCCCTATCAGCATATAGGCAAGCGTATCAAAATGGTTTACTCAGATAGCGCAGTAGAGATTTACTACCAGCAGGAACTGCTTACGGTACATCCAAGAAACAAGCAAAAATATGGGTATAGCACGATAAAGGAACACATGCCTTCCCATCACCGCTTTATCAGCGAGTGGAGCAGTGAAAAATTCATTACCTGGGCAGAGCAAGTTGGTAATAATTGTAAGGTGTTAATCATTAACATATTAGAAAAGAAACAACACCCTGAGCAATCCTACAAATCGTGTTTAGGCATATTGCACCTTACTAAAAAGGTAGGCAATACACGGCTAGATAATGCCTGTAAGCGAGCATTAGACTATGGAGCGCATAACTACAATATTGTAGAGCGTATCCTTAAAAACGGCTGGGACACTTTAGATGAAGATATCGAAGATCAACCAGATATCCCAAACCATAGCAATATTAGAGGGAGCCATTATTACAAATAA
- the istB gene encoding IS21-like element helper ATPase IstB has product MNKQTLEHMKQLRLYGMYRAFDSSLSPQSINYTNDELIAYLLQSEWDDRQNRKIERLTKAARFRYSAVMEAIDFDASRQLDKNQIQRFASCEFIKQKQNILITGSTGAGKSYIASAIGHQACSLGYKVMYYNTNKLFTMLKTSKADGSYLKQINKLEKQDLLIIDDFGLKALDAINRHSFMEIIEDRHGEHSIIIASQLPVEAWHEIIGEQTIADAILDRLVHNAHRIHIKGESMRKKMKNKD; this is encoded by the coding sequence ATGAATAAACAGACATTAGAACACATGAAACAACTAAGGCTATACGGCATGTACAGAGCCTTTGACAGCAGTTTATCACCACAAAGTATAAACTACACAAATGATGAACTCATCGCATATCTGCTCCAAAGCGAATGGGATGACCGCCAAAACAGAAAGATAGAACGGTTAACAAAAGCGGCACGTTTTAGATATAGTGCTGTTATGGAAGCTATCGATTTTGATGCTTCAAGACAGCTAGATAAAAATCAAATACAACGCTTTGCTAGCTGTGAGTTTATAAAGCAAAAACAGAATATCCTTATCACAGGAAGTACAGGTGCTGGAAAAAGCTATATAGCATCAGCTATTGGTCATCAGGCGTGTTCATTGGGATATAAAGTCATGTATTATAACACGAATAAACTTTTTACCATGCTTAAAACATCAAAAGCAGATGGCTCTTATTTAAAACAAATCAATAAACTAGAAAAACAAGACCTACTGATTATAGATGACTTTGGACTCAAAGCTTTAGATGCTATAAATAGGCACTCTTTTATGGAAATTATTGAAGATAGACACGGAGAACACAGTATTATTATAGCTTCACAATTACCAGTAGAAGCATGGCATGAAATTATAGGAGAACAAACCATCGCAGATGCCATTTTAGACCGCCTTGTACATAATGCACACAGAATACATATTAAAGGAGAATCGATGCGTAAAAAAATGAAAAATAAAGACTAA
- a CDS encoding CPCC family cysteine-rich protein — protein MKWKWYKPKSSKLKYQCPCCDYVSLPERGSYLICPICFWEDDGIDVNELDIHSGPNHITLREGRENFVKYGACDSKMVKNVISEEKRKNFELLKRNLK, from the coding sequence ATGAAATGGAAATGGTATAAACCAAAGAGTTCAAAACTTAAATATCAATGTCCTTGCTGTGATTATGTTAGTCTACCAGAAAGAGGAAGTTATTTAATTTGTCCAATATGTTTTTGGGAAGATGACGGAATTGACGTTAATGAACTTGACATTCATTCCGGACCTAATCATATAACTTTGAGAGAAGGCAGAGAAAACTTTGTGAAATATGGTGCGTGCGATTCAAAGATGGTTAAGAATGTAATCTCTGAAGAAAAACGAAAAAACTTTGAATTATTAAAAAGGAATCTAAAATAA